The Gossypium hirsutum mitochondrion, complete genome genomic sequence TCCTGTATCTCTTTCTTTCTTGTCTCTCTTTCTCTATCTTCCCATTCCTTGTAAGAAGTCCTAGGAGCCAAGACAGTAAGTAAGCCAGTCTTTGGTCTTTTAGTAAGTCTTTCCCTTCCTTGTACTAAGTAAGTAGGGGATCCTTTCTTTCTTTTTAATATTCTTTCTCTCCAGGCAAGCAAGGAAGTAAGCAAGTAAGGAAGGGGGTCTGTGATTAATAGGTAAGCCTGTGCTGCTAGTGTTAAGCTAGTGGTAAGGCAGCAGTAGGCCAATAATCCTTCTTTATAAGAGTCCTAAATCCTAGGGTCCTCGTAGTCCATTAGGAAGAAGGCAAAAGAGCTTACCTCTGAAGACTGAAGGAACAAGCGATTACTCTAAACCAAAGCGAACGCGAAGGGGTATCGGTAGTCCCTTTACTTTATTCCTTGGCAGGAATAGCGGAAATGGTAACTCCAAACCCTTGAGTGGCTGGTTGAATGGATTTGGGCGTATCTTAAATAAGGTAATTGATTGATTGAGTTGTTTCTGGATAAAGTCATGCGTATAATAGTTCATCTTGATTAGTGTGAGATGGTTTGACCTGTGAGTGGTTCCTTCCTATAAAGAAAGTAGCCTTTCTGCTTTATGGAAGAGTTAATAGAAAAAGTGGTGTATAAAGGGAAGTGTATGTTGTCTGTCTTAGGCTGTCAGATATTTTAAGTGTTCAGCGTGTTTGTGAAATTCCGGTGCCGCTGTTCTTCGCTGCTCGGCCCTTCAACCAACAAATTTCTGACGTGATGAAGCAGTTGAGTAAAAAAGGCGGGTGATTCCCTATTAAAATATAAAAGAGTCGCTTGAAACAGAGTCTATAGCATAGGCAAACTCCCAATAATAAGAAAGAAATAGAAAGAATATCGAGCAGTGGCAAAAAGGTTTAAAATAAGAGGAGGGAACGCAAAGAGTGACATAGTGTTCGTGACCGAGAAAGAGAGAAACAGGGGAGTTGGCTGATAAAGATGGACAGTAACGATTGCGTAATATCAATTTTTCGGCCTCGTCATCGAAAGCGGCTTCCAATTGCTCGGAAATTCTTAGCTATATGGGGGGCTTGGATGGTGAGCAAAAACAATTGATCAAGAAGTTGGTCAACTTTCGCATGAAAGAAGGTAAAAGAACGAGAGTTCGTGCTATTTTTTATCAAACTTTTCATCGCCCGGCTCGAACTGAACGCGATGTAATCAAACTTATGGTTGACGCCGTAGAGAATATAAAGCCCATATGCGAAGTGGAAAAAGTAAGAATAGCGGGTACTATTTATGATGTCCCTGGGATTGTAGCCAAGGATCGTCAACAAACCTTAGCTATTCGTTGGATCCTTGAAGCAGCTTTCAAACGACGTATAAGCTACAGGATAAGCTTAGAGAAATGTTCATTTGCTGAGATACTGGATGCTTACCGAAAGAGGGGAATTGCACGTAAGAAAAGGGAGAATCTTCATGGACTGTCTTCCACCAATCGAAGTTTCGCGCATTTCAGATGGTGGTAAAGTGAGATCACATAAAGAGCTCTTCCTCATTCAGTCAGATTATTCAGTAAGATATGGTTTTACCCTTTTCCTTTTTGTTTGTTTGAATTTTCATATAGAAAGCCGGCCTTCCTCATACTCCTCCCTTCATTCATTGAGTTGAAGGAATCCATAGGGGCCCGCCCGTTATGCATTGCATGAAAGAACCTTTCTTTGTATGACTTTTCTTTTGCCTCAGGTCGAATGAATACGAAAGAAAGATCAATCAAACAAAAAAATAGGCCATGAATGAATAAGTTGGGCCTTTCACTCCCTTTCGTCTGACTCGGGGAGCTGATCTGATAAATGCACTTCAAAGGGAGGGAAGCCAGGTTTCCCATGTTGGTATAGCCGAGCATAAAAGATTTTAAAGAAAAGTAAAAAAGAAGAGGTAGAGAGAGAGAACAGAACGGAACCGATAGCCCCCCAATTATTTCAGGGCAAAAGAAAGAAAAGTAAGGACTCTCGTTTTCCGCATACGCATATAGGTTGTGAAAAAGAAGTCCACTTTTCATTTTTAATAGAGAAGTGATTCATCTACTTTCTTAATAAGGTAACAGAACGAACTTCAAGTACTTCGTAGGACGCCGCCGTTTGCTAAGATGTGCTTCCACATGATCTTTCTTTTGCTTGGATTTCACTACTATGTCATCAACGTAATCCTCCAATTCCTCATGCATCATATCATGAAAAATAGCAGTCATAGCACGTTGATAAGTAGCACCAGCATTCTTTAAACCAAAAGGCATCACTGTGTAATAGTTGTTACCTTTCGGAGTTCAGAAGGCAGTCTTTTCCGCATCCACAGGGTTCATCTTGATTTGGTTATAGCCGCTATACTCATCCATGAATGAGAACATCTCATGCCCAGCTGTTGCGTCTATGAGCAGATCAAAGGGAAGTCATCTTTCGGACAAGCTTTGCTAATCCGTGGACTAAGGGATGTAGGCCTAGGAAAACTGGAAATCAAGTTCTCGGCGGGAAGGGAAGCCCGGCTGTTCGTGTCGGTAGGTGAACGAAGTCAATCCCGGGGTGGAAGCCCAAGCAGCTATACTGGTATGGGTAGGCTTTCCACTCGCTTAGCTCGCCACTGGCGTGGATCGGCGTATCTGGTTCGACTAGGGCGCTTGAGAGCGAAAACACTTCCCCAGTTTAGATCGATTTTTCGTTAGTTAAGCCCTGCTGGCTGTGAAAACATCGCCCACGCAATGTAACGAACATGGGCAATGAAGGAAGTATCGATAGTAGCATCAGAAACATCGCTGGTTTCATTACTGTGGTAGACCAAACCTATCGCTTCGGGTCGAAGCCAGGTTTCATTCGAGAGGACTTAGTCTCGTTCCCATAGTTGCCCCCCAGAAACTGGGTTTCACCTCTTCCCTGTACTACCAAAAACCAGAGGCCCAATTCCCGAGGCATAGCCAAGCAAGACCCCACGGCTCAGTAGGGGGGACAATAGCAAGAAATCCCTTAGCTCGGCAATATGCTTTTGGTTGACCTGTGCCTGTTTGAATCTCTAGGTTCCGAGTGAATATCGCTCATTTCGAGCATTTAGACCAGAGAGCCCCGAACGGGATAT encodes the following:
- the rps7 gene encoding ribosomal protein S7, coding for MGGLDGEQKQLIKKLVNFRMKEGKRTRVRAIFYQTFHRPARTERDVIKLMVDAVENIKPICEVEKVRIAGTIYDVPGIVAKDRQQTLAIRWILEAAFKRRISYRISLEKCSFAEILDAYRKRGIARKKRENLHGLSSTNRSFAHFRWW